One Bacteroidota bacterium genomic window carries:
- a CDS encoding SLC13 family permease, whose product MSTDNVSKFLGNYKFKRAGLFLGIIAFLLFVLFSGLPHNARFCAGIAILMSIWWVTEAVPLAVTSLVPLVLFPLSGVISGKDAAAAYTNSTIFLFLGGFIIALAMEKWNLHKRIALGLVSRFGKSPSTIVLSFMIAGGFLSMWISNTATAVMLLPIGMAIVSKMEEEHGIGATSNFSKSLMLSIAYAASIGGIGTYIGTPPNLVFQRIYTQTFPDNPTVGFGQWILWFFPLAIILTVFVWWLLTKVMFKSDDKFEIDRTVMKKEYADLGKMKYEEKTILTLFASTALLWIFREDIKAGFVTVPGWSNLFPSAGFIDDGTVSIFAALLLFILPSKKEAEEKGAIIDAWIIRDIPWDVILLFGGGFALAEGFVKSGLSEQIGKSFDFASGMPVIVIIFAISLIVTFLTELTSNTATAQIFLPILAAFAIEWHIDPLLLMLPATISASMAFMMPVATPPNAIVFGSRRLQIADMAKTGFIINIFGAVVITALIYLVVG is encoded by the coding sequence ATGTCGACCGATAATGTTTCCAAATTCCTCGGCAACTACAAATTCAAGAGAGCTGGCCTCTTCCTCGGCATCATCGCTTTTTTATTGTTTGTTCTTTTTTCAGGATTGCCGCACAACGCCAGATTCTGTGCAGGTATTGCTATTCTTATGTCGATATGGTGGGTAACAGAAGCAGTTCCTCTGGCAGTCACTTCACTCGTCCCCCTTGTACTTTTCCCTCTTTCAGGTGTAATCAGTGGAAAGGATGCGGCAGCGGCATATACCAACTCGACAATCTTCCTCTTTCTGGGTGGATTCATCATTGCCCTTGCAATGGAGAAGTGGAACCTGCACAAAAGAATTGCTCTGGGACTGGTCTCCCGTTTCGGGAAAAGCCCTTCCACAATAGTTCTCTCATTCATGATCGCAGGCGGTTTCTTATCGATGTGGATCTCGAACACCGCCACTGCTGTGATGCTCCTTCCGATCGGTATGGCAATAGTCTCCAAAATGGAGGAGGAGCATGGAATTGGTGCCACTTCCAATTTTTCCAAATCGCTGATGCTCTCCATCGCTTATGCAGCATCCATTGGGGGAATCGGGACTTACATTGGCACACCACCGAATCTTGTTTTTCAAAGAATTTATACTCAGACATTTCCCGACAATCCCACCGTGGGATTTGGACAGTGGATCCTCTGGTTCTTCCCTCTTGCGATCATTTTAACTGTTTTTGTCTGGTGGCTGCTTACAAAAGTGATGTTCAAAAGTGATGACAAGTTCGAAATCGATCGCACAGTTATGAAAAAAGAGTATGCGGACCTGGGGAAAATGAAGTATGAAGAGAAGACAATCCTTACCCTGTTCGCGTCAACAGCGCTGCTTTGGATTTTCAGGGAAGACATCAAGGCAGGATTTGTAACCGTACCGGGATGGTCGAATCTTTTCCCGTCAGCCGGTTTTATCGATGACGGCACAGTCTCAATCTTTGCCGCGCTTCTTCTTTTTATTCTGCCATCAAAAAAGGAAGCCGAAGAGAAGGGAGCAATAATAGACGCCTGGATAATTCGTGATATTCCGTGGGATGTAATCCTTCTTTTTGGTGGCGGGTTTGCTCTTGCGGAGGGTTTTGTAAAAAGCGGACTTTCAGAACAAATAGGTAAAAGTTTCGATTTTGCCTCCGGAATGCCTGTAATCGTGATAATATTTGCAATTTCTTTGATTGTAACATTCCTCACCGAACTTACATCCAATACCGCCACAGCTCAAATTTTTCTGCCAATCCTCGCTGCCTTCGCGATAGAGTGGCATATAGATCCCCTGCTTCTTATGCTTCCGGCAACGATCTCCGCCTCCATGGCATTCATGATGCCTGTTGCCACTCCCCCAAATGCAATAGTCTTCGGCTCCCGTCGCCTCCAAATAGCCGATATGGCGAAGACCGGATTTATAATCAACATTTTCGGAGCGGTGGTGATTACGGCGTTAATCTACCTGGTAGTTGGGTAG
- a CDS encoding DUF5989 family protein — protein sequence MSKIKIISQYLSFLKENKKWWLMPIAIIVIFIGLLLVFAKGSPLAPFIYTLF from the coding sequence ATGAGCAAAATCAAAATAATTTCCCAGTACCTCTCCTTCCTGAAGGAAAACAAAAAGTGGTGGCTGATGCCAATCGCCATCATTGTAATATTTATCGGTCTTCTCCTCGTTTTCGCCAAAGGCAGCCCGCTAGCGCCTTTCATCTATACTCTGTTCTGA
- a CDS encoding SxtJ family membrane protein, whose translation MSLIKEIKKEVNELDLSPRALRKGSATLGITLVLAGVLLQSFTSYQTTGILVAAFGAFLTLVAFTAPSKTVDIYKVWMTFAFTLGWFVSKIIFTIIFYLVVAPVGVVAKLFGKEFLDLDFRKKKESYWIKKQNHTIDYEKMH comes from the coding sequence ATGAGCTTGATTAAAGAGATAAAAAAAGAAGTAAATGAACTGGACTTATCCCCTCGTGCCCTGAGAAAGGGGAGTGCCACACTTGGGATTACGCTGGTGCTGGCGGGTGTTCTGCTTCAGTCTTTTACCTCATACCAGACAACGGGTATCCTTGTAGCTGCTTTCGGAGCATTTCTCACACTGGTAGCTTTCACAGCTCCTTCGAAAACAGTGGATATCTACAAAGTGTGGATGACATTCGCATTCACCCTCGGGTGGTTTGTTTCAAAAATAATCTTCACAATAATTTTCTATCTTGTGGTTGCTCCGGTGGGAGTTGTTGCAAAACTTTTCGGGAAGGAATTCCTCGATCTTGATTTCAGGAAAAAGAAGGAATCCTACTGGATCAAAAAACAAAATCACACAATCGATTACGAAAAAATGCATTAG
- a CDS encoding carbamoyltransferase produces the protein MYILGISAFYHDSAAALIKDGEIITAAQEERFTRKKHDHNFPSNAVKYCLREAGIDISKIDAIAFYDKPFLKFNRLLETYLSYPGRGLKSFMMAIPLWIKQKLWIPDIIEKETGFTGKILYPEHHESHAASAFFPSKFDEAAFLTIDGVGEYATASYGVGKGNSVKILGEINFPHSLGLLYSAFTYHTGFKVNSGEYKVMGLAPYGTPKYVENIYKYLIDLKEDGSFKMNMDYFDYNTGLKMTNDRFSELFGGPAREPETNLTQREMDLARSVQEVTEEIVLRMARHIRKETGKKNLCLAGGVALNCVANGILLSEKIFDNLWIQPAAGDAGGALGAALIAHYHHFGNAAPKKGERDLQKGSSLGPAYKNEQIEEFLKKYNLPATKLNDDELLDKATDLMKDGKILGWFHGRMEYGPRALGNRSIIGDARNPEMQKKMNLKIKYRESFRPFAPSVMYDKVHEWFDLDCESPYMLLVADVVKEKQRKMTEEESKLWGIDLLNILRSDIPAVTHVDYSARIQTVHPDDNKRYYDLINSFYGKTGCPVIVNTSFNVRGEPIVESPLDAYKCFMRTEIDVLVLENFILYKENQPAFHDDIKWQEVYELD, from the coding sequence ATGTACATACTTGGAATATCGGCTTTTTACCATGACTCAGCGGCTGCTTTAATCAAAGACGGCGAGATAATAACCGCTGCGCAGGAAGAGCGGTTTACAAGGAAGAAACACGATCACAATTTCCCTTCCAATGCGGTGAAATACTGCCTGAGGGAAGCGGGGATTGATATTTCGAAGATTGATGCAATCGCCTTTTATGATAAACCGTTTTTGAAGTTCAACCGCCTGCTCGAAACATATTTGAGCTATCCCGGGAGGGGATTGAAATCGTTCATGATGGCTATTCCTTTGTGGATCAAGCAAAAACTTTGGATTCCCGACATAATCGAAAAAGAGACCGGATTCACAGGCAAAATTCTCTATCCCGAGCACCATGAATCACACGCAGCGAGTGCATTTTTCCCTTCAAAATTTGATGAGGCAGCATTTCTTACTATTGACGGTGTGGGTGAGTATGCAACTGCTTCATATGGAGTTGGCAAGGGAAATTCTGTTAAAATACTTGGCGAGATCAATTTCCCCCACTCCCTCGGACTTCTCTATTCGGCATTCACATACCATACAGGATTCAAAGTGAATTCGGGTGAGTACAAGGTGATGGGTCTTGCTCCTTATGGCACACCCAAGTATGTCGAAAACATCTACAAATACCTGATTGACCTGAAGGAAGACGGTTCATTCAAAATGAACATGGACTATTTCGACTACAATACGGGTCTGAAAATGACCAACGACAGGTTTTCTGAATTATTCGGCGGACCAGCCCGTGAGCCCGAAACAAATCTTACACAAAGAGAGATGGATCTTGCCCGTTCGGTTCAGGAAGTGACGGAAGAGATTGTTTTGAGGATGGCTCGTCATATCAGAAAAGAGACGGGGAAGAAGAATCTCTGCCTTGCGGGGGGTGTTGCACTAAACTGTGTGGCGAATGGTATTCTTCTCAGTGAAAAGATATTCGATAATCTATGGATTCAACCCGCTGCCGGTGATGCAGGTGGTGCCCTCGGTGCAGCACTGATTGCCCATTACCACCACTTCGGAAATGCAGCCCCTAAAAAAGGGGAGAGAGACCTTCAGAAGGGGTCTTCACTCGGACCTGCTTACAAAAACGAGCAGATCGAAGAGTTCCTGAAAAAATACAATCTTCCTGCAACAAAACTGAATGATGACGAACTGCTGGACAAAGCAACCGATCTAATGAAAGACGGAAAAATTCTCGGCTGGTTCCATGGAAGAATGGAATATGGTCCCCGTGCACTTGGCAACCGTTCCATAATTGGAGATGCACGAAATCCAGAGATGCAGAAAAAAATGAATCTGAAAATCAAATACAGGGAAAGTTTTCGACCGTTTGCACCTTCAGTGATGTATGACAAGGTTCATGAATGGTTCGATCTCGACTGTGAAAGTCCTTACATGCTTCTGGTTGCTGATGTGGTGAAGGAAAAGCAAAGAAAAATGACAGAAGAAGAGTCGAAACTGTGGGGTATTGATCTTCTCAATATTTTACGGTCGGATATCCCTGCCGTCACTCATGTGGATTATTCCGCAAGAATTCAGACCGTTCATCCCGATGACAACAAAAGATATTATGACCTGATCAATTCGTTTTATGGAAAAACAGGCTGTCCGGTTATTGTAAACACAAGTTTCAATGTGCGCGGGGAACCGATTGTCGAATCTCCACTCGATGCATATAAATGTTTTATGCGTACAGAAATAGATGTACTTGTACTCGAAAACTTTATTCTATATAAAGAAAATCAACCGGCTTTTCACGATGATATAAAATGGCAGGAAGTATATGAGCTTGATTAA
- the ftcD gene encoding glutamate formimidoyltransferase has translation MEDRIIECVPNFSEGQNPETIKQITGVIEAVEGVKLLNVDPGFEMNRTVVTFIGNPEAVAEAAFRSIKKASELIDMSKHKGSHPRMGATDVCPFIPVSGITTEEAIELSHRVAERVGKELGIPVYMYELSQNDPKRKNLAIIRQGEYEALEEKMKKPEWKPDHGPVEFNAKAGATVMGVREFLIAYNINLNTREVKAATDIAFELREKGRSARTGGSGVFYYKRPTILKYREGSYPSGLDDFTGKTIEETAAYCNEKYGFDLFELLELNGVNTQKPEGESVKIPGKFKNCKAIGWMVPEYDRAQISINLTDYKTTPMHLVYEEAKKLAEARGITVTGSEIVGMVPFRALYESGIFYLRRQERPTGIPVMDVLKTAAQSLGLNDVSPFKIEERVLGLPKIDEKALSSLTVAGFADEVSRESPAPGGGSVAAMAGAIGASLASMVVNLTAYKKGAGDIDIMLNELSVKAIEIKDKLIKNIDDDSNAFNEYMEAMRLPQNTPEEKNTRFAAMQAGLKKAVQVPLTTAKLSYEAIKICEVVKQHGNPNSITDVTVGARMALTGVQGGVLNVLINLKDIKDQDYITAMKTECKALTSDATSLADKILSDVIDRLS, from the coding sequence ATGGAAGACAGAATAATCGAATGCGTACCAAACTTTTCTGAAGGACAAAATCCTGAAACTATAAAACAAATCACCGGTGTCATAGAGGCAGTGGAAGGTGTAAAACTTTTGAATGTCGATCCCGGTTTTGAGATGAACAGAACTGTGGTTACTTTTATCGGGAACCCCGAAGCTGTTGCCGAAGCAGCATTTCGGTCGATTAAAAAGGCGTCCGAGCTGATAGACATGTCGAAACACAAAGGTTCTCATCCAAGAATGGGTGCCACCGATGTATGCCCTTTCATTCCTGTCAGCGGTATCACTACAGAGGAAGCAATCGAACTTTCTCACCGGGTAGCTGAGCGGGTCGGGAAAGAACTCGGAATCCCTGTCTACATGTACGAACTTTCACAGAACGATCCTAAAAGGAAAAACCTTGCAATTATCCGTCAGGGTGAATACGAAGCCCTCGAAGAAAAAATGAAAAAACCGGAATGGAAGCCCGACCATGGACCTGTTGAATTTAATGCCAAAGCAGGTGCGACCGTGATGGGTGTAAGGGAGTTTCTGATCGCTTACAACATCAACCTGAACACCCGGGAAGTAAAAGCGGCTACTGATATCGCATTCGAACTGAGAGAGAAGGGAAGATCTGCAAGAACAGGTGGAAGCGGAGTTTTTTATTATAAACGACCGACTATTTTGAAGTATCGCGAGGGGAGCTATCCTTCGGGACTGGATGACTTCACCGGCAAAACCATTGAAGAAACAGCCGCATATTGCAATGAAAAATATGGTTTTGACCTTTTTGAACTGCTCGAACTGAATGGAGTTAATACACAAAAACCGGAAGGGGAATCGGTCAAGATTCCCGGTAAATTCAAAAATTGCAAAGCAATCGGCTGGATGGTACCCGAGTATGACAGAGCACAGATTTCAATCAACCTGACGGACTACAAAACCACACCGATGCATCTCGTTTATGAAGAGGCAAAGAAACTCGCAGAAGCCCGCGGTATAACTGTTACAGGTAGTGAAATTGTCGGGATGGTTCCGTTTAGGGCGCTTTATGAAAGCGGGATTTTCTACCTCAGGAGACAGGAGAGACCAACTGGTATTCCGGTGATGGATGTCCTCAAAACTGCAGCACAATCTCTTGGACTGAATGATGTGTCACCGTTCAAAATTGAAGAGCGGGTACTTGGTCTCCCAAAAATTGATGAAAAAGCACTCTCCTCTCTCACTGTAGCCGGATTTGCAGATGAAGTTTCGAGAGAATCTCCCGCACCCGGTGGAGGTTCGGTTGCCGCAATGGCAGGAGCAATCGGCGCCTCCCTTGCTTCAATGGTGGTAAACCTTACTGCTTACAAAAAAGGGGCAGGAGATATCGATATTATGCTGAATGAACTTTCTGTCAAGGCAATTGAAATCAAAGACAAACTGATAAAAAACATAGATGACGACTCTAATGCATTCAATGAATATATGGAAGCAATGAGGCTTCCTCAAAACACTCCTGAAGAGAAAAATACCCGCTTTGCTGCAATGCAAGCTGGATTGAAAAAAGCAGTTCAGGTTCCTTTGACTACTGCAAAACTGAGCTATGAAGCGATAAAAATCTGCGAAGTAGTGAAACAGCATGGAAATCCCAACTCAATCACCGATGTCACCGTCGGTGCACGCATGGCACTGACCGGCGTTCAGGGCGGAGTCTTGAATGTCCTGATTAACCTCAAAGATATCAAAGACCAGGATTATATAACAGCCATGAAAACCGAATGTAAAGCCCTCACATCGGATGCAACCTCATTAGCAGACAAAATATTGAGCGATGTGATTGACCGGTTGTCATGA
- a CDS encoding calcineurin-like phosphoesterase family protein, with amino-acid sequence MTDRRNFIKNSLGISALFVAESVASPLQNFIDPPKTQEKGLRKISGRVTSGTKPLKGVAVSDGVSVVTTSTDGYFELSAGKDEKFLFISNPAGYAVNTNPTGTARFYEKITDKAEQEINFDLKTTGNDTRHSFFLLADPQPLDMEDIGLFNAETIPDLIEMAKGRTSLFGVACGDIVFNDLKLFPEYEKAIKKTGIPFFQVLGNHDTDHGAGTDELSVATFNEFFGPRYYSFNKGEIHYIVLDDIFWFGDYIGYLDQKQLDWMEQDLALVPKGRTVVVFCHIPPYNTEHIRYKYAKPNNSVVITNRKMLYNLLKPYKSFVLTGHMHESEYIEEEGIEIHVCGAVCGAWWTAPTCFDGTPKGYGIYEVDGTEIRWKYKSTGKPIGHQISLHKITGKDGKPLEVMANVWSWDKYCRVNWYQDGTTMGEMEKRRGSDPETVLLFEGDKKPKKHTWVEPATTDHLFYAKPSPDAKVVEVEYVNRWGEKFRDKITL; translated from the coding sequence ATGACTGACAGAAGAAACTTCATCAAAAATTCACTCGGGATATCTGCCCTCTTTGTGGCAGAATCCGTCGCATCCCCGCTTCAAAACTTCATAGATCCTCCTAAAACTCAAGAAAAGGGTCTTCGAAAAATTTCCGGGAGGGTTACATCGGGCACCAAGCCATTAAAAGGAGTTGCTGTTTCCGATGGAGTTTCGGTTGTTACCACCTCGACAGATGGATATTTCGAACTGTCTGCCGGAAAAGATGAAAAATTCCTCTTTATCTCGAATCCCGCGGGTTACGCTGTAAACACAAATCCAACGGGTACGGCAAGGTTTTACGAAAAAATCACAGATAAAGCCGAGCAGGAGATAAATTTTGATCTGAAAACCACCGGGAACGACACCAGACATTCATTTTTCCTTCTCGCGGATCCCCAGCCGTTGGACATGGAGGATATCGGGCTCTTCAACGCCGAGACAATTCCTGATTTAATCGAAATGGCAAAAGGGAGAACCAGCCTTTTCGGTGTCGCATGCGGCGATATCGTCTTCAACGACCTGAAACTCTTCCCCGAGTACGAAAAGGCGATCAAAAAAACCGGGATTCCTTTTTTTCAGGTACTCGGAAACCACGATACCGATCATGGTGCCGGAACGGACGAACTTTCGGTTGCCACTTTCAACGAGTTTTTTGGACCCAGGTACTATTCCTTCAACAAAGGTGAAATTCACTATATAGTGCTTGATGACATCTTCTGGTTCGGAGATTACATCGGTTATCTCGACCAAAAGCAGCTCGACTGGATGGAGCAGGATCTTGCTCTTGTTCCAAAAGGAAGAACGGTTGTAGTCTTCTGTCACATCCCTCCATATAACACGGAACATATAAGATACAAATACGCAAAACCGAATAACAGTGTGGTAATAACCAACAGAAAAATGCTTTACAACCTCTTGAAACCTTATAAATCATTCGTACTTACGGGACACATGCATGAAAGCGAGTATATCGAAGAGGAAGGAATAGAGATTCATGTTTGTGGTGCTGTTTGTGGTGCCTGGTGGACTGCTCCCACATGTTTTGACGGTACTCCCAAGGGATATGGCATTTATGAAGTTGATGGAACTGAGATCAGATGGAAGTATAAATCGACAGGGAAGCCAATCGGTCACCAGATATCTCTCCACAAAATCACCGGGAAAGACGGGAAACCTCTTGAGGTCATGGCTAATGTCTGGTCATGGGACAAATATTGCAGGGTCAACTGGTATCAGGACGGAACCACCATGGGTGAAATGGAGAAAAGACGCGGCTCCGATCCCGAAACGGTACTTCTTTTCGAAGGTGACAAAAAACCAAAGAAACACACTTGGGTGGAGCCCGCAACCACTGATCATCTCTTTTATGCCAAGCCATCACCGGATGCAAAGGTTGTTGAAGTGGAGTATGTAAACAGATGGGGAGAAAAATTCAGAGATAAGATTACCCTGTAA
- the glnA gene encoding type I glutamate--ammonia ligase has protein sequence MINNLLNHCNRLIEENAIEVIDLKSIDLTGRLHHISLPVRSGILEKLLAEGVGFDASSYGFSKVENSDMVQIPDLSTAVVDLFRDAPTLSFYSTVHLTDENRTPFPQDGRHMAKRVEALLKEYTGADKSMWGPEFEFYIFSKVKYDTRTASSYYEIEHEEEFHRNAYHAANPFDVYDDFRDKACSLLKQVGVDVKYHHHEVGERGQQEIETYFSDLLATADNIVTSKYVLLNFARQQNLFITFMPKPMYQQAGNGMHLHLYLTKNGKNAFYEKGRYGNINDLGRYFMGGILKHGPALSAFTNPSTNSYKRLVPGFEAPVVLTYGQGNRASAIRIPKYINNPDETRFEYRPPDATANPYLCLSAIILAGIDGVVNKIDPEAEGFGPSEKLDFSDRSKDRLHFLPRNLDEALDALEVDNEFLKRGGVFTDQLIAQWMKIKHEEISAIGTMPHPFEFKMYFNL, from the coding sequence ATGATTAATAATTTATTAAACCACTGCAATCGTCTCATTGAAGAGAATGCCATTGAAGTGATAGACCTTAAAAGCATAGATCTTACCGGAAGACTTCACCATATCTCTCTCCCTGTAAGAAGTGGAATACTCGAAAAACTGCTCGCCGAGGGTGTCGGGTTTGATGCATCGAGTTACGGGTTTTCAAAAGTGGAAAACAGCGACATGGTTCAGATCCCGGATCTGTCCACTGCCGTTGTCGATCTGTTCAGGGATGCCCCAACTCTCAGTTTCTATTCAACTGTTCACCTCACTGATGAAAACAGAACTCCGTTCCCACAGGACGGAAGACACATGGCAAAGCGAGTGGAAGCCCTACTGAAGGAGTATACAGGAGCCGACAAGTCGATGTGGGGACCTGAATTCGAATTCTACATCTTCTCAAAAGTGAAATACGATACAAGAACTGCCTCATCATACTATGAAATTGAACATGAAGAGGAATTTCATCGCAATGCATATCACGCAGCAAATCCGTTTGATGTGTATGATGATTTCAGGGACAAGGCATGCAGCCTTCTCAAACAGGTGGGTGTTGATGTAAAATACCACCACCATGAAGTTGGTGAAAGAGGACAGCAGGAAATCGAAACTTATTTCAGCGATCTGCTTGCAACCGCTGACAATATCGTCACTTCAAAATATGTTCTTTTGAATTTTGCAAGACAGCAGAATCTGTTCATTACCTTCATGCCAAAACCGATGTACCAGCAGGCGGGTAACGGTATGCACCTCCATCTTTATCTCACGAAAAACGGTAAAAACGCTTTTTATGAAAAGGGGAGATATGGTAATATCAACGATCTTGGAAGATATTTCATGGGCGGAATCCTGAAACACGGACCGGCTCTTTCTGCTTTCACAAATCCTTCGACCAACTCATATAAAAGACTCGTACCCGGGTTTGAAGCTCCCGTGGTGCTCACTTATGGTCAGGGAAACAGGGCGTCTGCCATCAGAATTCCAAAATATATTAACAATCCCGATGAAACCCGTTTCGAATACCGTCCGCCTGATGCGACTGCAAATCCATACCTCTGTTTAAGCGCAATCATTCTTGCAGGAATTGATGGAGTGGTCAACAAAATCGATCCTGAAGCCGAAGGATTTGGTCCTTCTGAAAAGCTTGATTTCAGCGACAGAAGCAAGGACAGGCTCCACTTCCTCCCCAGAAACCTTGATGAGGCACTCGATGCTCTCGAGGTGGACAACGAATTCCTCAAAAGAGGTGGTGTTTTCACTGATCAGTTGATTGCACAATGGATGAAAATCAAACACGAGGAGATATCTGCAATAGGCACTATGCCTCATCCGTTTGAATTCAAAATGTATTTCAACCTGTAG
- the msrB gene encoding peptide-methionine (R)-S-oxide reductase MsrB produces MKDKVVKTEEEWKSLLTEEQFFVMRQKGTERPFTGEYWDHKAAGVYKCAGCGTVLFASDTKFDAHCGWPSFYAPKDSNIIAEHTDRSYGMVRTEVTCDKCGAHLGHVFNDGPKPTGLRYCINSAALKFEKQ; encoded by the coding sequence GTGAAAGACAAAGTTGTGAAAACCGAAGAGGAATGGAAAAGCCTGCTGACGGAGGAACAGTTCTTCGTTATGAGGCAGAAAGGGACAGAAAGACCCTTCACAGGTGAATACTGGGATCATAAAGCTGCGGGAGTTTATAAATGTGCGGGATGCGGAACCGTTCTTTTTGCTTCAGATACAAAATTTGATGCCCATTGCGGCTGGCCCAGTTTCTATGCCCCTAAAGACAGCAATATCATAGCGGAACATACCGACCGCTCCTATGGAATGGTGAGAACTGAAGTGACCTGCGACAAATGTGGTGCCCACCTTGGACATGTCTTTAATGACGGACCCAAACCGACGGGATTGAGATATTGCATCAACTCGGCAGCTCTGAAGTTCGAAAAACAGTAA
- a CDS encoding acetylornithine/succinylornithine family transaminase, with the protein MNLAESYFLNTYNRLQIDIDHGSGSYLITKDGEKYLDLFGGLAVNALGYAHPGVVEAVSKQIGRFGHLSNMFLTDVQIEMASLLIKYSGMEKLFFTNSGTETVEAAIKLIRAAKGSEKMIYSLSGGFHGRTYGGLSLTHKEKYQKGFGPLLPKTGMIRYNDIDDLVEKVDENTAAVFLEFIQGEGGIYSVTGEFVAKLEELRKKFGFLVISDCIQCGIGRTGKPFSHEHFNFIPDMILTAKAIGGGLPLGALLVSKEYSEILTPGRHGTTFGGNPVSCAAGIVVMKEVFEKGLMENAKEKGEYLIQKLKELQNQFPEKIKEVRGKGLMTGVELTFPGAGIVQEMLKRKFLVNCTNDRVIRLLPPLIIEKEELDQFFSAFTEVIAMAKLP; encoded by the coding sequence ATGAATTTAGCTGAATCGTATTTTCTGAATACATACAACCGACTGCAGATCGATATTGATCATGGCAGCGGGTCATACCTTATTACAAAAGACGGAGAGAAGTATCTCGATCTGTTCGGCGGTCTCGCTGTAAATGCTCTCGGATATGCTCACCCCGGAGTAGTTGAGGCAGTTTCCAAACAAATCGGAAGATTTGGGCATTTGTCAAACATGTTCCTGACGGATGTGCAGATTGAAATGGCGTCACTCCTGATAAAATACTCCGGAATGGAGAAACTCTTTTTCACCAACAGCGGAACCGAAACTGTGGAAGCGGCAATTAAGCTGATCCGTGCCGCAAAAGGGAGTGAAAAAATGATTTATTCTCTCTCTGGCGGATTTCACGGCAGGACATACGGCGGACTTTCACTTACCCACAAGGAGAAATACCAAAAAGGATTTGGACCGCTTCTCCCCAAAACGGGAATGATCAGGTACAATGATATCGATGATCTGGTTGAGAAAGTTGATGAAAACACTGCCGCTGTTTTTCTTGAATTCATTCAGGGAGAGGGAGGAATATACTCTGTTACGGGTGAATTTGTCGCAAAACTTGAAGAATTAAGAAAAAAATTCGGATTTCTCGTCATTTCTGACTGTATCCAGTGCGGCATCGGAAGAACCGGCAAGCCATTCTCCCACGAACATTTTAATTTCATCCCCGATATGATACTCACGGCAAAAGCGATTGGAGGCGGACTCCCGCTCGGTGCCCTGCTCGTAAGCAAGGAATACTCCGAAATTCTTACACCGGGAAGACACGGAACCACATTTGGCGGTAATCCTGTAAGTTGTGCCGCAGGAATTGTAGTGATGAAGGAAGTCTTCGAGAAAGGACTGATGGAAAATGCCAAAGAAAAGGGAGAATACCTGATCCAAAAACTGAAAGAGCTTCAAAATCAATTTCCTGAAAAAATAAAGGAGGTGCGGGGCAAGGGACTAATGACCGGTGTGGAACTGACATTTCCCGGAGCGGGAATAGTTCAGGAGATGCTGAAACGAAAATTTTTAGTGAACTGTACCAACGACCGGGTTATCCGGCTTCTCCCTCCATTGATTATTGAAAAAGAGGAGCTTGATCAGTTCTTTTCTGCATTCACTGAAGTAATTGCCATGGCAAAACTTCCCTGA